A stretch of DNA from Nitrospira sp. KM1:
AGCGTACGCGTGGCAATGAGAATTTCCTGTACGGCTTCACCCGCCGTTTGGGCTTGAGGGCCATGACCTTGATTGATGGCGGAGAATACGGCTCGCACGGATCGCTCGAGCTGCATTCTGGCCAATATGGCGTGTTCACGTTCCTCTTTGAGTTGGTCAAGCGATTTGTAAGGGGTGGCCGAGGCAGCGAGTGCGGGATGCTGTCCCTGCCCTTGCCCAGGAGAAGCGTTCGAGAACGGAAGGTGGGCTGGCGGTAGCAGTCCGTAATCGGGATCGATTTCAACCGTCCGAACACCGGCTCCTCGTAATTTCTCGATTTGCGCGGCATCGTCGATTAACAACGAATGACGCAAGAATGGCGACCGAAACCAGGAAAGGTCCAATTTGCAGACGTACATCCCAACGCGAAGCTCGTCCAAAGAAATTCGTTGTCTGGCCATCATTCGTTAGGGATGGATCAGAAAATTCGGATGAACACGTTGTCGTAGGAACTCTATCGGCAGAAAACGGACGATCTGTAGTTCAGGTAAGCGAGGATACGTTGGACAGAGCGACTTCGATGCGCGGATTGATCTTATCGACATGTTTGTAGAGGTGGGTTTCCACGATGCGGTTATCGTTGAGGCCCAAGCCTTCGCAGAGAGCATCCTGCGCGATCTTCAGACCCCCGTCCACATCGCGCCGTAACGCGGAGGTGAAGTAAAACCGGACGGACAATGTCAGGAATCCGGATTGTAGACGATGGAGCAGCCCATCGCGGTCAGTGTCTTTGGTGAGGGCTAACCAGACGAGTTCACTGACCTGGGCTTTGTAGGAACGACCTGCCGCAGTGAGCAGCCTCCTACCGTTCACAGTTGCATATTGGTGATTGACACTGGGCGGAATGGGGAGGGTCAACGTGATCGTTGCGGGTGAAGAGATGGCGGGGAAGACATTAGGGCGGGGTATGGTCCGCCGCGCTGCCGCACGTGGCCGCCTGAACGGACGCGCCGACGGAATGGGAGCCATGCCGAAAGACGACGCCAGTTGAGGCGGTAACTGCGAAAAAGATAAGCGGATCGGTCTCCGATAGGCAGGCATGCGGACGGTCTAGAGCAGGTTCAGAATCTTGGACATGTTTTGATCGTATCGCTCTTCTGAACGGGCGATGTAGCGGCGCCACGAACTTGGGTTCCACATTTCCATGCGGTGGTAGAGACCAACGAGGATGATCTCTTGGTCTTCATCGAGCGGAACGAGTTTTCGGAGACGGCCCGGGATCAGAATTCTTCCCGTCTTGTCGATTTCCGATATGCCAGCTTCGGACACGACGAAATGCATGAAGAGGCGGCTTTGTTCTTCGTCCAATGTCGCCTTGGTTCGTTCCAGAACCTTGTCCCATTCTTTGGAGGAGTAAATGAGAATGGATTCTTCCGGCCCCTTGAGAAAGACCACCGCTCGTCCTTCGGACTCGATCTGCTCGCGAATCGGGGAGGGAGCGATAAACCGTCCCTTTTCATCGACTTTGCAGAGATACTCTCCCGCAAACATCTAGTGATCCTGTTTCATTGCGGAGACAGACGTGACCGCGTGCGGTGCCGTATCCATTGTTCCAGATCCGAACGCACGAATCGCCATTCTTTTCCAAGCTTGAACGCGGGAATTTGGCGACTCTGAAGATAGCGGTAGAGCGTGCGCTGGGTAATTTTCAGATATTGACAGGTCTCCTCCGCCGTCATCAGTTCGCTCTTGAGCGCTTTGGCCATTGACACGCCGTGATCGAGAGGAGTCCATGTCGGTTACGGGGCTCCGGATATGATGTGAGCGTAGGTAAAAACGGCCAGACTGTCAAGTGAAATTATATGACAATACATGTCATATCACGCCAGCGTCACCTCCATCCGTGAGATCGAGGTTCGGGTCCAGCCCTGCCTCATCCATGCCTGATGCAGCCTCATCTCCCATTTCATGCCCCATGTTCTTCATGAACCGCGATACGCTTTCTGGGTCGTTTTCGTCGAGTCCGGCGAGCGCATCCGGATCGGCAAATGATTCAAACCCGGCGGCTTCCGATCTCGGCGATGCAAACCGTGACAAAATTCGTTCCAGGCGCATTCCCTTACAATGACCGCAGAAAACCGGGCGCGGATTGGTCACGCTTAATTGAAGAATCGAGCTTCGCTGTCCACACGTAAGGCATCGATATTCATAGATTGGCATGATTCACCAAAACGGCATCAGCAGGGTAGGATGGCTTGGGAGTCATGTCTGCGGCCGTGATACGATCATATCAGCATCCCAGTGTAGAGAGGGGTCGTGAACTCGGTTTGGCAACGATTCGATCCGGAACAAGGCTTCCTGGGATGGTTCGCGCCAGCGTGAGAACTGTGACTGATAGGGCTCCAGCTTTCCGAAGGACTTCTGCACACTCGTTTACAGTGGTGCCGGTGGTGAAGACATCGTCGATCACAAGGATCCGACGCTCTTGCACGCCGGTGGTATCTCGAATCGCAAAGGCGTTGCGAAGATTCCGCAACCGATCATGACGCGACAATGTCGTTTGAGGCTCGGTCGCGGTTACACGCATAAGCGCATTCGGCAGAACAGGCTTTACAAGGTGTCGAGAGAGGTTGTCAGCCAACAGCAGCGACTGATTGAATTCTCTACCTCGAAGACGAGACGAGTGCAGAGGGACTGGCACAAGCACATCCGCGGGCAATTCTGATGGGAGTGCCGAGAGCATGAGTCTGGCCAGAGGTTCGGCAAGCGCGCTCTTCCCACGGTATTTGAACGAACAGATTGCATCCTGCAAGGGTGGAATGTAAGGGAATAATGTCCATGCCTTGTGATACGCCGGCGGGTGTGTGAGACAGGCCTGACACTGATGTGCTGGCGTATATGATGTAGCCGCGGGTGATACGAACGGCTGACTGCACCGCTCGCAGGCCGGACCCTTCAGTGGCGTAATCGTGGCCCAGCATGAACGGCAGAAGAATGGGACAGGGTCGCCATAC
This window harbors:
- a CDS encoding RusA family crossover junction endodeoxyribonuclease, with translation MTLPIPPSVNHQYATVNGRRLLTAAGRSYKAQVSELVWLALTKDTDRDGLLHRLQSGFLTLSVRFYFTSALRRDVDGGLKIAQDALCEGLGLNDNRIVETHLYKHVDKINPRIEVALSNVSSLT
- a CDS encoding division/cell wall cluster transcriptional repressor MraZ, translating into MFAGEYLCKVDEKGRFIAPSPIREQIESEGRAVVFLKGPEESILIYSSKEWDKVLERTKATLDEEQSRLFMHFVVSEAGISEIDKTGRILIPGRLRKLVPLDEDQEIILVGLYHRMEMWNPSSWRRYIARSEERYDQNMSKILNLL
- a CDS encoding helix-turn-helix domain-containing protein, translated to MAKALKSELMTAEETCQYLKITQRTLYRYLQSRQIPAFKLGKEWRFVRSDLEQWIRHRTRSRLSPQ
- a CDS encoding FmdB family zinc ribbon protein, yielding MPIYEYRCLTCGQRSSILQLSVTNPRPVFCGHCKGMRLERILSRFASPRSEAAGFESFADPDALAGLDENDPESVSRFMKNMGHEMGDEAASGMDEAGLDPNLDLTDGGDAGVI
- a CDS encoding ComF family protein — its product is MPVPLHSSRLRGREFNQSLLLADNLSRHLVKPVLPNALMRVTATEPQTTLSRHDRLRNLRNAFAIRDTTGVQERRILVIDDVFTTGTTVNECAEVLRKAGALSVTVLTLARTIPGSLVPDRIVAKPSSRPLSTLGC